In a genomic window of Cyprinus carpio isolate SPL01 chromosome A10, ASM1834038v1, whole genome shotgun sequence:
- the LOC109059983 gene encoding trace amine-associated receptor 13c-like, producing the protein MVYEIEDHETQYCFPAINSSCIKGKRSSYEYNIMYVFFSLLSAWTVFLNLLVIISISHFKKLHTPTNLLILSLAAADMLVGLIVMPVDAIKLIETCWYFGDTFCDVFTIIMGLLISTSICNLVLIAVDRYVAVCHPLLYPKKITVTKTLVSICLCWFFSSTYNIGYLVSCRYFEASQRSDACYGKCYLVISFSWKFTDLFFSFLLPCTLIITLYLRIFYAAHQQVKVINTLMKSGKCVTEGSMRRKSESKAALTLGIIVTVYLLCYIPYTLSATSTTVISSATVTFLLWTLYVNSGLNPLIYALFYRWFKISAKHILTFKIFEPASSLVDIFKDY; encoded by the coding sequence ATGGTCTATGAGATAGAGGATCATGAGACTCAATACTGCTTTCCTGCCATCAACTCATCATGTATCAAGGGAAAGCGCTCAAGTTATGAATACAAtatcatgtatgtatttttttcattgctgtcagcatggactgtgtttctgaacctgctggtgatcatctccatctctcacttcaagaagcttcacactccaaccaacctgctcattctctctctggctgCGGCCGATATGCTTGTAGGGCTTATTGTCATGCCTGTGGATGCCATCAAGCTAATTGAGACATGTTGGTACTTTGGAGACACTTTCTGTGATGTGTTTACTATAATCATGGGACTGCTCATATCAACATctatttgtaatttagttttaattgctgtTGATCGTTATGTGGCCGTGTGTCACCCTTTACTGTACCCAAAGAAAATAACAGTGACTAAAACTTTAGTAAGCATCTGTCTCTGCTGGTTTTTCTCCTCAACATACAACATTGGCTATTTAGTTAGTTGCAGATATTTTGAAGCTTCTCAAAGATCAGATGCGTGTTACGGAAAATGCTATTTAGTAATAAGTTTTTCTTGGAAATtcactgacctttttttttccttcttgttacCTTGTACCCTgattataactttatatttgagGATTTTCTATGCTGCACATCAGCAAGTGAAAGTTATAAACACCCTAATGAAGAGTGGTAAATGTGTAACTGAAGGATCAATGAGGAGGAAATCTGAGAGCAAAGCTGCTCTGACATTAGGAATCATTGTGACAGTTTATCTGCTTTGCTATATTCCCTATACATTGTCTGCAACAAGTACTACAGTAATATCTTCTGCCACAGTGACATTTCTATTATGGACTTTGTATGTTAACTCCGGTCTGAATCCTCTTATCTATGCTTTATTCTACCGCTGGTTTAAAATATCAGCTAAACACATCTTAACGTTTAAAATATTCGAGCCAGCATCCTCTCTTGtggacatttttaaagattattaa